The following DNA comes from Bacteroidales bacterium.
TAACTATGAATACTTTTGCTAATCTTAAGAAACGGATCAACTCCTTGTTTATTAAGCGTTTTGAAGTCCACCAGATCATCAGTTTAGTTCTTGTAATTTTCATATTTATAGTACTATCCGGATGCGGAGAGAATAATCGCGTTTCGTCTCCTACATTACCTGGAGCCAAGGCTGATATAAATGCCAGTAATTATCGTTCTATACAAGCAGCTCTGAAAGCGCTTCCGGAAGAAGGCGGTATTATTCATCTTCCTCCGGGTGAATTTAAAATAACGGAGCCCTTGACAATTAACAAGAGTGATGTTCATCTGAAAGGCTCGGGCACTTCAACGCATATCATAAACACCAATACAAACGGTGCACCTGCCATACGGATTCAATCGAAAGCAACCGATGATAGCTCTGAAACCGAAGCTTTATGGAGGGTGCAAATTTCGGATCTGAGAATTACAGGTAATAAACAATCCGGGTCAGGAATTCTGGCCAGTGATGTGAATGAAATCTATATTGAAGGAGTTACTGTCAGCAATAATGGGGGTGATGGCATCAAACTCGATTATTGTTATGAGAATCCCCGGATCGTACATTCCAATATCACCTATAATAAGGGCACCGGATTAAACCTGTTGGGTACACATGATATTGTGGTAAGCGGAAATCAGTTTGAAGAGAACCATGATGCCCTGCACTGTTTCGACGGTTACAACCTGTGCATGTCGGGAAACAACCTGGACGACCATATAAATAATGGTGTGGTCATTGAAAATACTTACGGCTCCGTATTGTCCGGAAATATGATTGAAGAGTGCCAGGGTGCTGCAATTGTACTGGATCGCGACTGCTACGGGATCAACCTGGGTTCGAATGTTATTGCGCATAACGGAGAAGGAATCATGCTGAAAGATGCCCATGGCATATCCGTAAGCGCCAACACTTTTACCATTAACAAAAAACATGCAATATACTTCGGAACCCAAAGCGGACGGATCACCGTAAGCGGGAACAATTTCTCCAACAGTTATATTGGTGAAGGCGAAGTTAAAAGAGACACAGGTGATCTTGCGGCAGCAGGTGTGACCATTGAGGGCGGAAGAAATATTGCATTTTCAGGAAACACATTTTCAGGGATACAGCCTGATAAAGCATTCAGGCTTGAGAAGCAAACAAACAACATCGTATTTGGCAATAACCTCCTGATCGACTCGGAAAGCGAACACAACCAACTGCAGAATTCTCTGGTTATTGATAATCTTGTCTTATCGGGAGATTCGGATTAATACTTGGGGGAATAAATGTTCCTTTGAATTAATTTACATTACTAAGAAAGGTTAGGGGTAGTTGGCAATGAGCAGTTGGCAAAATCCCAGTGCCACAGCCGGCATTAAATTATTATGGTCATTGATTGTCATTTGATGTCATTGATGGTCATTGATTGTATCCGCAGGAATGATATGGCTTGGAGTGAGTTGGCAAGGATACCATAAAGTCATTGGTTAGATCCACAGAAAAGCCACAGCCTGCAGTTTATTCCGCCTGAATATATACCTAACTAAAATTAACAGGAGGATGATTAACCTGCCAACCTAGAATCTGGAGCGGGGTGGCCCTTCAGGGAATCAAAGGGTGCGGGAGGGAATGGTCATTGGCGGTCACTTGGCTAAAAGATCGCGAAACCAAGAGCCCATGGTCTCATTATTGTCTTGCTTATCATCCTGCTTTGGGGCTGGGTATTGCTTATATATGCGATCTCCCAGGTCAAATTCAACAGGTTTGTTAAATATCGGGCCGTCGTAGCAGAAAGCATGGAATTCCGCATTTTCTCCGCATGGATCCACTTCGGGAGGAAGGTCATCAAGAAATTGACTGTCTATCTCTCTGCCGGCAAAGGAGGGATATAACAACTGCGCATCAATGCATACCACCATTGCCTAATCCCTTCCCACTTCCTGATAAAGACCTGTCTTTACCACCATATTTCTCCTTCGTGCCCAGAAATAGACCGGGATTCCGGCAATCATAAAAAACGAGCCAACGAGTGCCCCTATTCCCGTAAAAGCGAGACTGGAATAAAACATATACAGGCATACGACCAAAAAAAGAATCGGTGTAACCGGATAAAGCGGCACTTTATAGGGGATATGGCCGAAATTATGTCGCCGTCGGAAGACAAACAAGGTAAAAGTGGTGAGAAGAAGAAAAAACCAGAAGATCGGGGCCGTATAATCCACCATGGTACTGACGGATTCTTTAGACCAGGCTCCCAGTCCTACCAGCAAAAGGGCGATAATACCCTGGATAATCAGGGCATTGGCCGGGGTATTCCTCCGGGTGTCCCAGCGACCCATAAAGCCAAACAACCTGAAATCCCTTCCCAACGCATAATTTGTACGGGCTCCGGTTATAATAGTTGCATTGGCTGTTGAAAGGGCTGCCAGAATAACAATCAGGGAAACCACCAGTGAGCCTGCCGAACCAAATATCTCACCCGTAATGGCAGCTCCAACGGCTTCAGTATTTTGAAGCTTTTCCAGACCCAGTACCTGCAAATACGCCAGATTAACCAACACGTACAATCCGGTTATAAGCGTTATTCCCACAACCAGTATCTTAATGATGTTGCGTTTTACATTGATCAGCTCACCGGAAAGATAGGCCGCTTCGTTCCATCCTCCATAAGTTAAAAGGACAAAAATCATAGCTGATCCGGCCGCCCCCTTCGTAAACAGGGAAATGCCTCCCCCGCCTGATGATACCTCCAGCATTTCGGCCGGTGAGCCATTCACAAGGCCTGCAACTGCAATAAATACCAATACAACGACAATGGCAGAAGTAAATCCCATCTGTGATTTTCCTGAATGTTTGGTGCCTG
Coding sequences within:
- a CDS encoding right-handed parallel beta-helix repeat-containing protein → MNTFANLKKRINSLFIKRFEVHQIISLVLVIFIFIVLSGCGENNRVSSPTLPGAKADINASNYRSIQAALKALPEEGGIIHLPPGEFKITEPLTINKSDVHLKGSGTSTHIINTNTNGAPAIRIQSKATDDSSETEALWRVQISDLRITGNKQSGSGILASDVNEIYIEGVTVSNNGGDGIKLDYCYENPRIVHSNITYNKGTGLNLLGTHDIVVSGNQFEENHDALHCFDGYNLCMSGNNLDDHINNGVVIENTYGSVLSGNMIEECQGAAIVLDRDCYGINLGSNVIAHNGEGIMLKDAHGISVSANTFTINKKHAIYFGTQSGRITVSGNNFSNSYIGEGEVKRDTGDLAAAGVTIEGGRNIAFSGNTFSGIQPDKAFRLEKQTNNIVFGNNLLIDSESEHNQLQNSLVIDNLVLSGDSD
- a CDS encoding amino acid permease, coding for MDTTTGNKPLPSFTSISSLAVVVGIVVGIGIFRLPPIVAGHSANEAQFVSFWVAGGLISLIGALCYAELASSKPDAGGEYYFLSQAYGPPLGFLLSWGRMTVIQTGSIALIAFVLGDYASLIVDLGEYSSSIYAAFIVILLTGLNLSGTKHSGKSQMGFTSAIVVVLVFIAVAGLVNGSPAEMLEVSSGGGGISLFTKGAAGSAMIFVLLTYGGWNEAAYLSGELINVKRNIIKILVVGITLITGLYVLVNLAYLQVLGLEKLQNTEAVGAAITGEIFGSAGSLVVSLIVILAALSTANATIITGARTNYALGRDFRLFGFMGRWDTRRNTPANALIIQGIIALLLVGLGAWSKESVSTMVDYTAPIFWFFLLLTTFTLFVFRRRHNFGHIPYKVPLYPVTPILFLVVCLYMFYSSLAFTGIGALVGSFFMIAGIPVYFWARRRNMVVKTGLYQEVGRD